The proteins below come from a single Azospirillum sp. B510 genomic window:
- a CDS encoding aldo/keto reductase yields MTLTAPLPASLPDHLADRRILPRSGLSLPAIGLGCAQLGGLYRPTDPAEADGLLAAAWDAGIRYFDTAPYYGYGRSERRLGAALCDRPRDGFMLSTKVGRLIRPNTGGARVRGVDGDGWADPPPFHPVYDYSRDGILRSVEDSLQRLGLARIDILYVHDIGRVTHGDGHAHHWQALTRGGGFRALEKLRRDGAVPAIGLGVNEWEVALEAMDEVDLDCVMLAGRYTLLEQTSLSPFLERCLAAGTRIAAAGVFNSGILAGNGKFNYADAPPETIGRVEALAAACREFDVELPAAALQFPLAHPAVASCVTGVRNARQLTTNLAWLRARVPAAFWQALKARGLLDEAAPVPVGR; encoded by the coding sequence ATGACCTTGACCGCCCCTCTGCCCGCCTCCCTGCCCGACCATTTGGCCGACCGCCGCATCCTGCCGCGCTCCGGCCTGTCGCTCCCGGCGATCGGGCTGGGCTGCGCGCAGCTTGGCGGCCTCTACCGCCCCACCGACCCGGCCGAGGCCGACGGCCTTCTCGCGGCGGCGTGGGATGCCGGCATCCGCTATTTCGACACCGCTCCCTATTACGGCTATGGCCGGTCGGAGCGGCGGCTGGGTGCCGCGCTGTGCGACCGGCCGCGCGACGGATTCATGCTGTCCACCAAGGTCGGCCGGCTGATCCGCCCGAACACCGGCGGTGCGCGGGTGCGCGGTGTCGATGGCGATGGCTGGGCCGATCCGCCGCCTTTTCACCCGGTCTATGACTATTCGCGCGACGGCATCCTGCGTTCGGTGGAGGATTCGCTCCAGCGCCTCGGCCTCGCCCGTATCGACATCCTTTACGTCCACGACATCGGCCGGGTCACCCATGGCGACGGCCATGCCCATCACTGGCAGGCGCTGACCCGTGGCGGCGGCTTCCGCGCGCTGGAAAAGTTGCGGCGCGATGGCGCGGTCCCGGCCATCGGCCTCGGCGTCAATGAATGGGAAGTGGCGCTGGAGGCGATGGACGAGGTCGATCTTGACTGCGTCATGCTGGCCGGCCGCTACACCCTGCTGGAACAGACCAGCCTGTCGCCCTTCCTGGAGCGCTGCCTCGCCGCCGGCACGCGGATCGCCGCCGCCGGCGTTTTCAATTCCGGCATCCTCGCCGGCAACGGCAAGTTCAACTATGCCGACGCTCCGCCCGAGACCATCGGGCGGGTGGAGGCGCTCGCCGCCGCCTGCCGGGAGTTCGATGTGGAGCTTCCCGCCGCCGCCTTGCAATTCCCGCTGGCCCATCCGGCGGTCGCCTCCTGCGTCACCGGGGTGCGCAACGCCCGGCAGTTGACGACCAACCTCGCCTGGCTCCGGGCCAGGGTCCCAGCCGCCTTCTGGCAGGCATTGAAGGCACGCGGCCTGCTGGATGAAGCGGCGCCCGTTCCGGTGGGGAGGTGA
- a CDS encoding amidohydrolase family protein: protein MRIDAHQHFWLMAERRGEWPPPDLGPIHRDFLPPDLLPLLLESGIDGTILVQTLSSEADTGFMLDLAARHGFIRGVVGWTDLKAPDAPRRIRDLATKPKLKGLRPMVQAEAADWLDDPVLDPAAAAMAQAGLSFDALVLPRHLPSLLRFARRHPSLAIVIDHAAKPEIASGGSPGWAEDMAALATLPNVWCKLSGLLTEAGERAATDDIRPYAERLIALFGTGRLIWGSDWPVLRLAGDYPGWLRMCRRLVPVEGHDAVFGGNAATVYRLG, encoded by the coding sequence ATGCGCATCGACGCCCACCAGCATTTCTGGCTGATGGCGGAACGGCGGGGCGAATGGCCGCCGCCGGACCTCGGCCCCATTCACCGCGACTTCCTGCCGCCGGACCTGCTGCCGCTGCTGCTGGAAAGCGGCATCGACGGCACCATCCTGGTCCAGACCCTGTCGAGCGAGGCGGACACCGGCTTCATGCTTGATCTCGCCGCCCGGCATGGCTTCATCCGCGGCGTGGTCGGCTGGACCGACCTGAAGGCGCCGGACGCGCCGCGACGGATCCGGGATCTCGCCACCAAGCCCAAGCTGAAGGGGCTGCGGCCCATGGTGCAGGCGGAAGCGGCCGACTGGCTGGATGATCCCGTCCTCGACCCGGCGGCCGCCGCGATGGCGCAGGCCGGCTTGAGCTTCGACGCGCTGGTCCTGCCGCGTCACCTGCCGTCGCTGCTGCGCTTCGCCCGGCGGCATCCATCGCTGGCCATCGTCATCGACCATGCCGCCAAGCCGGAGATCGCCAGCGGCGGCTCCCCCGGCTGGGCGGAGGACATGGCGGCGCTGGCCACCCTGCCCAATGTCTGGTGCAAGCTGTCCGGCCTGCTGACCGAGGCGGGGGAGCGCGCCGCCACCGACGATATCCGTCCCTATGCCGAGCGGCTGATCGCCCTGTTCGGCACCGGGCGGTTGATCTGGGGCAGCGACTGGCCGGTCCTGCGGCTGGCCGGCGACTATCCGGGCTGGCTGCGGATGTGCCGCCGGCTGGTCCCGGTCGAGGGGCATGACGCCGTGTTCGGCGGCAATGCCGCGACCGTCTACCGGCTGGGCTGA
- a CDS encoding UxaA family hydrolase, with product MPSSVPELLLLNPSDSVAVATREIPAGSPVGVGGFTGTAAATIPSGHKIAIRAMAPGEPVVKYGQVIGVATQPIAPGQHVHVHNLGMGEARLGHGPAGIVEAERGAEQATFLGIRRPSGQVATRNYIGVIASVNCSATVCKRIADAFGGTALADYPNVDGVVAIVHGSGCGMNGTGEGMEILRRTLRGYADHANFAGLLLIGLGCEMNQIAPLAQTLAPRPDGLIATLTIQEEGGTRETIERGVALVRAMLPTANDVRREPVPASHLTVGLQCGGSDGYSGITANPVLGAAVDLLVAHGGTAILSETPEIYGAEHLLTARAASPAVAGKLMDRIRWWEDYTRMHKGDMNNNPSPGNKAGGITTILEKSLGAVAKGGGTRLNAVVDYAEPVTDHGLVFMDTPGYDPVSATGQVAGGATLIAFTTGRGSTYGCKPTPSLKIATNSALYARMGDDMDFNGGAVLDGGTSVAEAGAALFRLMLDTASGHRTRSEENGIGDNEFVPWQIGAVM from the coding sequence ATGCCGTCTTCCGTTCCCGAACTTCTCCTGCTGAACCCGTCGGACAGCGTGGCGGTCGCCACCCGCGAGATCCCGGCGGGCAGCCCGGTCGGCGTCGGCGGTTTCACCGGCACCGCCGCCGCCACCATCCCCAGCGGCCACAAGATCGCCATCCGCGCCATGGCGCCGGGTGAGCCGGTGGTCAAATACGGGCAGGTGATCGGCGTCGCCACCCAGCCGATCGCCCCCGGCCAGCATGTCCATGTCCACAATCTCGGCATGGGCGAGGCCCGGCTCGGCCACGGCCCCGCCGGCATCGTCGAGGCCGAGCGCGGTGCGGAGCAGGCGACCTTCCTCGGCATCCGCCGGCCGTCGGGGCAGGTCGCCACCCGCAACTACATCGGCGTCATCGCCAGCGTGAACTGCTCCGCCACCGTCTGCAAGCGCATCGCCGACGCCTTCGGTGGGACCGCGCTGGCCGATTACCCGAATGTCGACGGGGTGGTCGCCATCGTCCATGGCAGCGGCTGCGGCATGAACGGCACCGGCGAGGGGATGGAGATCCTGCGCCGCACGTTGCGCGGCTATGCCGACCACGCCAATTTCGCCGGGCTGCTGCTGATCGGGCTGGGCTGCGAGATGAACCAGATCGCACCGCTGGCCCAGACGCTGGCACCGCGTCCCGACGGGCTGATCGCCACATTGACCATCCAGGAGGAAGGCGGCACCCGCGAGACCATCGAGCGCGGCGTCGCCCTGGTCCGCGCCATGCTGCCGACCGCCAACGACGTGCGGCGCGAGCCGGTGCCGGCGAGCCATCTGACGGTCGGGCTGCAATGCGGCGGCTCCGACGGCTATTCCGGCATCACCGCCAACCCGGTGCTGGGCGCCGCGGTCGATCTGCTGGTCGCCCATGGCGGCACCGCCATCCTGTCGGAGACGCCGGAGATCTACGGGGCCGAGCATCTGCTGACCGCCCGCGCCGCCTCCCCCGCCGTCGCCGGCAAACTGATGGACCGCATCCGCTGGTGGGAGGACTATACCCGCATGCACAAGGGCGACATGAACAACAACCCGTCGCCCGGCAACAAGGCCGGCGGCATCACCACCATCCTGGAGAAATCGCTGGGCGCGGTCGCCAAGGGCGGCGGTACCCGCCTGAACGCCGTGGTCGATTACGCCGAGCCGGTGACCGACCATGGCCTCGTCTTCATGGACACGCCGGGCTACGACCCGGTGTCCGCCACCGGCCAGGTGGCGGGCGGCGCCACCCTGATCGCCTTCACCACCGGCCGTGGCTCGACCTATGGCTGCAAGCCGACGCCATCCCTGAAGATCGCCACCAACAGTGCGCTCTATGCCCGCATGGGCGACGACATGGACTTCAACGGCGGCGCCGTGCTGGATGGCGGCACCAGCGTGGCGGAGGCCGGTGCCGCCCTGTTCCGCCTGATGCTGGACACCGCGTCGGGCCACCGCACCCGCAGCGAGGAGAACGGCATCGGCGACAACGAGTTCGTTCCCTGGCAGATCGGCGCGGTGATGTGA
- a CDS encoding RbsD/FucU family protein, with protein MLKGLDPLLSPDLLWVLAAMGHGDDLALVDANHPAEAIARATISSRLITLPGVTMARAARGILSVFPLDGYVPDPVRRMEVVGDPTALPTVQGEVQAEIDRAEGRPLPLRGIERFAFYDAARRAFAVVQVGDPRPYGCFLLRKGVIAGDAP; from the coding sequence ATGCTGAAAGGACTGGATCCGCTTCTGTCTCCCGACCTGCTGTGGGTGCTGGCCGCCATGGGGCATGGCGACGACCTGGCGCTGGTCGACGCCAACCATCCGGCGGAGGCCATCGCCCGCGCCACCATCTCCAGCCGGCTGATCACGCTGCCGGGGGTGACGATGGCGCGGGCCGCCCGTGGCATCCTCAGCGTCTTCCCGCTCGACGGCTATGTGCCCGATCCGGTGCGCCGGATGGAGGTGGTGGGCGATCCCACCGCATTGCCCACTGTGCAAGGCGAGGTGCAGGCGGAGATCGACCGCGCCGAGGGGCGGCCGCTGCCCTTGCGGGGGATCGAGCGTTTCGCCTTCTACGACGCCGCCCGCCGCGCCTTCGCCGTGGTGCAGGTGGGCGACCCGCGCCCCTATGGCTGTTTCCTGCTGCGCAAGGGCGTCATCGCCGGCGACGCGCCCTGA
- a CDS encoding TRAP transporter substrate-binding protein, which translates to MERRAFLTKAGVGAVSTVAASTLAAPAIAQTQPAIQWRLASSFPKSTDILVGTSELIAKRVSEATDGKFQIRVHAAGEIVPGLQVLDAVQNGTVQCGHTCGYYYVGKDPTFAFDTAIPFGPNARQQNAWFQYGGGQEVMRTFFAKHGIVQFPAGNTGAQMGGWYRKEIKSLADFNGLKIRIAGITGQIMAKLGAAPTQIAGSDIYPALEKGTIDAVEFVGPYDDEKLGFVQVAKYYYYPGWWEGGPQVSLYINQKEWDALPKSYQAILTAACAEANGAMTARYDAENARALKRLVAKGALLRPFPRDLMEAAHKIAYELYDDIAKTNPDFKAVYDSWKPFLDEVQLWFRVAELPYDNFTQSAGRSK; encoded by the coding sequence GTGGAAAGAAGAGCGTTTCTCACCAAGGCCGGCGTCGGCGCCGTTTCGACCGTCGCCGCCTCGACCCTCGCGGCTCCGGCCATCGCCCAGACCCAGCCGGCCATCCAGTGGCGCCTGGCGTCGAGCTTTCCGAAGAGCACCGACATCCTGGTCGGCACCTCGGAACTGATCGCCAAGCGCGTCTCCGAGGCGACCGACGGCAAGTTCCAGATCCGCGTTCATGCCGCTGGTGAGATCGTCCCCGGCCTGCAGGTGCTGGACGCCGTGCAGAACGGCACCGTCCAGTGCGGCCACACCTGCGGCTACTATTATGTCGGCAAGGATCCGACCTTCGCCTTCGACACCGCGATCCCCTTCGGCCCGAACGCCCGCCAACAGAACGCCTGGTTCCAGTATGGCGGCGGCCAGGAGGTGATGCGAACCTTCTTCGCCAAGCATGGCATCGTCCAATTCCCGGCGGGCAACACCGGCGCCCAGATGGGCGGCTGGTACCGCAAGGAGATCAAGTCGCTGGCCGATTTCAACGGCCTGAAGATCCGCATCGCCGGCATCACCGGCCAGATCATGGCCAAGCTGGGCGCCGCCCCGACCCAGATCGCCGGCAGCGACATCTATCCGGCGCTGGAAAAGGGCACCATCGACGCGGTCGAGTTCGTCGGCCCCTATGACGACGAGAAGCTGGGCTTCGTCCAGGTCGCCAAATATTACTATTATCCGGGTTGGTGGGAAGGCGGGCCGCAGGTCTCGCTCTACATCAACCAGAAGGAATGGGACGCGCTGCCCAAATCCTATCAGGCCATCCTGACCGCCGCCTGCGCCGAGGCGAATGGCGCGATGACCGCCCGCTACGACGCGGAGAACGCCCGGGCGCTGAAGCGTCTGGTCGCCAAGGGCGCCCTGCTGCGCCCCTTCCCGCGCGACCTGATGGAAGCCGCCCACAAGATCGCCTACGAGCTGTACGACGACATCGCCAAGACCAATCCGGACTTCAAGGCGGTTTACGACAGCTGGAAGCCGTTCCTGGACGAGGTGCAGCTGTGGTTCCGCGTGGCGGAACTGCCCTACGACAACTTCACCCAGTCGGCCGGCCGGTCCAAGTAG
- a CDS encoding alpha-amylase family glycosyl hydrolase: MPDLSSLSEPPAPNSLGPNSSWLSGAALYQIYPLSFRDHGGDGWGDLDGVIEGLEHVASLGVDGVWISPFYPSPRDDFGYDVADHRAVDPRMGNLAVFDRLVERAHALGLRVLVDLVCGHTSNAHPWFIDSRRSRDGEKADWYVWADAKPDGTAPNNWLSVFGGTAWTWEPRRRQYYLHHFLSSQPALNLHQPAVMDALCETAAFWMERGVDGFRIDAVDFFAHDPQLRSNPAAIRSGAEPPLKPFALQQHIHDMMHPAIGGILSRLRRTVERYPGRVLLGELSSQPGAGQRIAAYCTPQGLHAAYTLSLAKQPFSARGFAQALSATGRPESICWSLSNHDVERAASRWLPPGADPRDFNALLAMLAVTLPGTVCLYQGEELALPNAVLEQHQLRDPFGITYWPDFQGRDGGRTPMPWLAAAPNAGFSSAEPWLPVSASHLDLAVDRQERTPGSPLAVWRAALSLRRTLEALRSGGVAAVEEQGDLLSFERLCAGERLLAVFNMADRPAEFALRGRGQPDALPVPRAPGALPPELTADGRTLVMPPLSVFLGRLRPTA; this comes from the coding sequence TTGCCCGACCTCTCGTCCCTGTCCGAACCGCCGGCTCCGAACAGCTTGGGGCCGAATTCCTCCTGGCTCTCGGGAGCGGCGCTCTACCAGATCTACCCGTTGAGTTTCCGCGACCATGGCGGCGATGGCTGGGGCGATCTCGACGGCGTGATCGAGGGGCTGGAGCATGTCGCCTCGCTGGGCGTGGACGGGGTGTGGATCAGCCCCTTCTACCCGTCTCCGCGTGACGATTTCGGCTATGACGTCGCCGATCACCGGGCGGTGGATCCGCGCATGGGCAATCTCGCCGTCTTCGACCGGCTGGTCGAGCGCGCCCACGCGCTTGGGCTTAGGGTGCTGGTCGATCTGGTCTGCGGCCACACCTCCAACGCCCATCCCTGGTTCATCGACAGCCGGCGGTCGCGGGACGGCGAGAAGGCCGACTGGTATGTCTGGGCCGACGCCAAGCCCGACGGCACCGCGCCCAACAACTGGCTGTCGGTGTTCGGCGGGACCGCCTGGACGTGGGAGCCGCGGCGGCGCCAATATTATCTGCACCATTTCCTGTCGAGCCAGCCGGCGCTCAACCTGCACCAGCCGGCGGTGATGGATGCGCTGTGCGAAACGGCGGCGTTCTGGATGGAGCGCGGCGTCGACGGCTTCCGCATCGATGCCGTCGATTTCTTCGCCCATGACCCGCAGCTCCGTTCCAACCCCGCCGCCATCCGAAGCGGGGCCGAGCCGCCGCTGAAGCCCTTCGCGCTGCAACAGCATATCCACGACATGATGCACCCCGCCATCGGCGGCATCCTGTCCCGCCTGCGCCGGACGGTGGAACGCTATCCCGGCCGCGTCCTGCTGGGCGAACTGTCGAGCCAGCCCGGCGCCGGGCAGCGCATCGCCGCCTATTGCACGCCGCAGGGCCTGCACGCCGCCTATACCCTGTCGCTGGCGAAGCAGCCTTTCAGCGCCCGCGGCTTCGCCCAGGCGCTGAGCGCCACGGGGCGGCCGGAATCGATCTGCTGGAGCCTGTCCAACCATGATGTGGAGCGCGCCGCCAGCCGCTGGCTGCCGCCCGGCGCCGACCCGCGGGATTTCAACGCCCTGCTGGCGATGCTGGCGGTGACGCTGCCCGGCACCGTCTGCCTCTATCAGGGGGAGGAATTGGCCCTGCCCAACGCGGTGCTGGAACAGCACCAGCTCCGCGATCCCTTCGGGATCACCTATTGGCCCGACTTCCAGGGGCGCGATGGCGGCCGGACCCCGATGCCCTGGCTCGCCGCCGCCCCCAATGCGGGATTCTCCAGCGCCGAACCCTGGCTGCCGGTGTCCGCCTCCCATCTCGACCTCGCGGTCGACCGTCAGGAGCGGACGCCGGGCAGCCCGCTGGCGGTGTGGCGCGCCGCGCTCTCGCTGCGCCGGACCCTGGAGGCGCTGCGCAGCGGCGGCGTCGCCGCCGTGGAGGAGCAGGGCGACCTGCTGTCCTTCGAACGCCTCTGCGCCGGCGAGCGCTTGCTCGCCGTCTTCAACATGGCCGACCGCCCGGCCGAGTTCGCGCTGCGCGGCCGCGGTCAACCGGACGCCTTGCCGGTGCCGCGCGCTCCCGGCGCCCTGCCGCCGGAGTTGACCGCCGACGGGCGGACGCTGGTGATGCCGCCGCTGTCGGTCTTCCTCGGCCGCCTGCGCCCCACCGCCTGA
- a CDS encoding DUF4384 domain-containing protein, with amino-acid sequence MRRGKAANAGAAGAAAAGGAEGRLGRFRLLDPIGRDGDVRQHLALDGNGQAVSLWTAPLSRLCNDTAGLERFRRTAAAAGRLSHPAIPAILASGEHGGIAFVASALVEGPTLAERLASGPLDWEETVSTLDRVLDALATAHRAGILHGALGPEAVRNGGPAAMVTGFGRMALSVAPTDAGDDLAGARLLVEALLAGHEDRPAAVALLTASRTGGDGAFPDAAALRRAVARLTGEPAFPALPPQRSTARVRRWPLWGGGAVLVAGALAVGIVMVAVSDSRPAPLSLPLPLPPAPPSATTTASEPIPALRPPEPPAPRGRPPVEAVTRALRAIPCALITVEMTGGRLLTFGTVAGGQAETDVRETVGALAAGWEHGFDLAVADDRFCAPLSIAAAALDANRGLAEPLTTEVLAGVLAGPALNAGDALTLEIKAPAHPVRVQVDYFTVDGTVIHLLPNPSDGGTALDAGASRRLGDKPEAGAARQRRFWTIGPPYGIELLLTIATAAPLFPAPRPEQEPAADYLAALADALAAMPEDAVAALADARFIATGP; translated from the coding sequence ATGCGACGGGGCAAGGCGGCAAACGCGGGGGCTGCCGGGGCAGCGGCGGCGGGCGGGGCCGAGGGGCGGCTGGGCCGCTTTCGGCTGCTCGATCCGATCGGGCGGGATGGCGATGTCCGGCAACATCTCGCGCTGGATGGCAACGGACAGGCCGTGTCGCTGTGGACGGCGCCGTTGTCCCGCCTGTGCAACGATACCGCGGGGCTGGAACGGTTCCGACGGACGGCCGCGGCGGCAGGACGGCTGTCCCATCCCGCGATCCCCGCCATCCTGGCCTCCGGCGAGCATGGCGGCATCGCGTTCGTCGCCAGCGCGCTGGTGGAGGGACCGACGCTCGCCGAACGGCTGGCCAGCGGTCCGCTGGACTGGGAAGAGACGGTTTCGACGCTCGACCGTGTGCTGGACGCGCTTGCCACGGCCCACCGCGCCGGTATCCTTCATGGCGCGCTTGGCCCCGAAGCCGTCCGCAATGGCGGACCGGCGGCGATGGTCACCGGATTCGGCCGGATGGCGCTGAGCGTCGCGCCGACGGATGCCGGCGACGACCTTGCCGGGGCGAGGCTTCTGGTCGAAGCGCTGCTGGCGGGGCACGAGGACCGCCCTGCGGCCGTTGCGCTGTTGACGGCATCGCGCACTGGCGGGGACGGCGCCTTTCCCGATGCCGCGGCCTTGCGCCGCGCCGTCGCCCGCCTGACCGGCGAGCCCGCATTCCCCGCCCTTCCCCCGCAGCGGTCGACGGCACGGGTCCGCCGCTGGCCGCTGTGGGGTGGCGGCGCGGTTCTGGTGGCCGGCGCCCTGGCGGTTGGAATCGTGATGGTGGCGGTCTCGGACAGCAGGCCGGCCCCCCTTTCACTGCCCCTGCCCCTGCCCCCGGCTCCGCCCTCCGCCACGACCACGGCTTCAGAACCGATCCCGGCCCTTAGGCCCCCCGAGCCTCCGGCGCCGCGTGGTCGGCCACCGGTGGAGGCGGTGACCCGGGCGTTGCGCGCCATCCCCTGCGCATTGATCACCGTGGAGATGACCGGAGGCCGTCTGTTGACCTTCGGAACCGTGGCGGGCGGCCAGGCGGAGACGGACGTGCGCGAGACGGTCGGGGCCCTGGCCGCCGGCTGGGAGCATGGTTTCGATCTCGCCGTCGCGGATGATCGATTCTGCGCTCCCCTGAGCATCGCCGCCGCGGCGCTGGATGCCAACCGTGGGCTGGCGGAGCCCTTGACGACGGAAGTGCTGGCGGGGGTGCTGGCTGGACCGGCGCTCAATGCCGGTGACGCGCTGACCCTGGAGATCAAGGCCCCCGCGCATCCGGTGCGGGTGCAGGTCGACTATTTCACCGTCGACGGCACGGTCATCCATCTGCTGCCCAACCCATCGGACGGCGGAACCGCGCTCGATGCCGGCGCGTCCCGCCGTCTCGGCGACAAGCCGGAGGCCGGGGCCGCGCGGCAGAGGCGTTTTTGGACCATCGGCCCGCCTTATGGCATCGAGCTGTTGCTGACCATCGCCACGGCGGCGCCGTTGTTTCCGGCGCCACGGCCGGAACAGGAGCCGGCCGCCGACTATCTGGCCGCGCTGGCGGACGCGTTGGCGGCGATGCCGGAGGACGCCGTGGCGGCGCTGGCCGACGCGCGCTTCATCGCCACGGGGCCGTGA
- a CDS encoding PP2C family protein-serine/threonine phosphatase: protein MTNTAFVLSIAGLTDVGRARARNEDDFHVSGGQTGKAQTGGGEFAVVCDGMGGHAGGDIASRKAVQVIAGSLRNHVPDDAALVAGGADSDLTQTDPAATEPSVRRALSVVRTAIQQTNRTIFEMNQARGFASGRGMGTTVAGIWRIPGTARMIVFHAGDSRVYRLRDGELRALTRDHSLYQIWLDNGGRGAVPQRNIIVRALGTGEEVEPEVSVHSLMPDDVVMICSDGLNGMLPDGFIARILRQEADPPRAAAALVDAANAAGGQDNVTAVVGRFIATA, encoded by the coding sequence ATGACGAACACCGCCTTTGTTCTGAGCATCGCCGGTTTGACCGATGTCGGCCGCGCCCGCGCCCGCAACGAGGATGACTTCCATGTGAGTGGGGGCCAGACCGGCAAGGCTCAGACCGGTGGCGGTGAATTCGCGGTCGTCTGCGATGGGATGGGTGGGCATGCCGGCGGCGATATCGCCAGCCGCAAGGCGGTTCAGGTCATCGCGGGCTCTCTTCGGAACCATGTCCCGGATGACGCGGCCTTGGTGGCCGGCGGTGCCGATTCCGACCTGACCCAGACGGATCCGGCGGCGACCGAACCGTCGGTGCGCCGGGCGCTGTCGGTTGTCCGGACGGCGATACAGCAGACCAACCGGACGATCTTCGAGATGAATCAGGCCCGCGGCTTCGCGTCGGGCCGTGGCATGGGCACCACGGTGGCAGGCATCTGGCGGATTCCGGGCACGGCGCGGATGATCGTCTTCCATGCCGGCGACAGCCGGGTCTACCGGCTGCGCGACGGCGAACTGCGCGCCCTGACCCGCGACCACAGCCTCTATCAGATCTGGCTCGACAATGGCGGGCGGGGTGCCGTGCCCCAGCGCAACATCATCGTCCGGGCGCTCGGCACCGGGGAGGAGGTCGAACCGGAGGTCAGCGTGCATTCGCTGATGCCGGACGATGTCGTGATGATCTGCTCCGACGGCTTGAACGGCATGCTGCCCGACGGTTTCATCGCCCGCATCCTGCGCCAGGAGGCCGATCCCCCCCGCGCCGCCGCCGCTCTGGTCGACGCCGCGAACGCGGCGGGCGGGCAGGACAATGTCACCGCGGTGGTCGGCCGCTTCATCGCGACCGCCTGA
- a CDS encoding flagellar basal body rod protein FlgC, whose product MVGSIGIALGGLTAQTRRLDASASNVANVRSTSAVPAKDGSTDGKRAAYQPLAVAQTDGNPGTRTTFTPITPAYLQEYAPDDSAANGSGMVAAPNVDLATERITQMAANRAYGANVAVVRTQDEMMKSLLDSKV is encoded by the coding sequence ATGGTCGGCAGCATCGGCATCGCGCTCGGCGGCTTGACCGCTCAGACGCGGCGCCTCGACGCCTCCGCCTCCAACGTCGCGAATGTCCGCTCCACCAGCGCCGTCCCGGCCAAGGATGGCTCCACGGACGGCAAGCGCGCCGCCTATCAACCGCTGGCGGTCGCCCAGACCGACGGCAATCCGGGGACGCGGACGACCTTTACGCCGATCACGCCGGCCTATCTCCAGGAATACGCGCCGGACGACAGCGCGGCGAACGGAAGCGGGATGGTGGCGGCGCCCAATGTCGATCTGGCGACGGAGCGCATCACCCAGATGGCCGCCAACCGGGCCTATGGCGCCAACGTCGCCGTCGTGCGCACCCAGGACGAGATGATGAAGTCGCTGCTCGACTCCAAGGTCTGA
- a CDS encoding tetratricopeptide repeat protein, producing MATILEALTQALDLHLAGRFGEAQELYTRILEVEPEQPDALHYLGVLAGQIGRGEVGLTLVDKAATLRPDAADIHANRANLLRGLGRLAEADDGYRRALALRPDFAEAWTDRAFARGGRGDPADVDTVTEMLERALRVEPDLGPAREKLVDLLHKRGRLRLETGQVTPALSDLIRAAALDQRDADIAFLLGSTLFAAGLRADSVIAFRNALALVPDFLSAALNLGIALAVTGRAAAALAPLRHAVRIDPAHPAPRERLVVALRSLGRDGEADALARPSPPQSASQPPKAPAKPPSPRRRPRR from the coding sequence ATGGCCACGATCCTCGAAGCTTTGACGCAGGCGCTCGACCTGCATCTCGCCGGCCGCTTCGGCGAGGCGCAGGAGCTTTATACCCGTATTCTCGAAGTCGAACCGGAGCAGCCGGACGCCCTGCATTATCTGGGCGTCCTGGCCGGACAGATCGGCCGTGGCGAGGTCGGCCTGACGCTGGTCGACAAGGCGGCCACCTTGCGGCCGGACGCCGCGGACATCCATGCCAACCGCGCCAACCTGCTGCGCGGCCTGGGTCGACTGGCGGAGGCGGACGACGGCTACCGCCGCGCGCTCGCCCTGCGACCCGACTTCGCGGAAGCCTGGACCGACCGCGCCTTCGCCCGCGGCGGTCGCGGCGATCCGGCGGACGTCGATACCGTCACCGAAATGCTGGAACGCGCCCTTCGGGTCGAGCCCGATCTGGGGCCGGCGCGCGAAAAGCTGGTCGACCTGCTGCATAAGCGCGGCCGTCTGCGTCTGGAGACCGGGCAGGTGACGCCGGCCCTCTCCGACCTGATCAGGGCGGCGGCGCTCGACCAGCGGGACGCCGACATCGCGTTCCTGTTGGGAAGCACGCTGTTCGCGGCGGGGCTTCGCGCCGATTCGGTGATCGCCTTCCGCAATGCGCTGGCGCTGGTGCCGGATTTCCTGTCCGCCGCGCTCAATCTCGGCATCGCGCTCGCCGTGACCGGACGGGCCGCCGCGGCGCTGGCACCGCTGCGTCATGCCGTGCGGATCGACCCGGCCCACCCCGCGCCGCGCGAGAGGCTGGTCGTGGCGCTGAGATCCCTCGGCCGTGACGGCGAGGCCGACGCGCTGGCCCGGCCGTCGCCACCCCAATCGGCCTCTCAGCCGCCAAAGGCCCCGGCAAAGCCGCCCTCTCCCCGCCGTCGTCCGCGCCGCTGA